The segment ATCATTCATATTTACGACCATCATGTCTACCCAGGGTTTATTTCTACTAATACTACACTTGGAATTACTGAGATAAGTGCTGTAAGAGCTACCAACGACTTCAAAGAAACGGGCGTTTTTAAGCCGCATGTGCGTTCTCTTATTGCATACAATGCTGAAAGTGTTATCACCCCTACTATTCGAAGTAATGGGGTTTTACTGGCACAAGTAGCGCCTAAAGGAGGACGTATT is part of the Flavobacteriales bacterium genome and harbors:
- a CDS encoding amidohydrolase — encoded protein: MRTLITLLTVLPFLTFAQHILFLGGKAHIGNGESIDVSAISMKDGKLEMVADAKIIRINPQAFDTIIHIYDHHVYPGFISTNTTLGITEISAVRATNDFKETGVFKPHVRSLIAYNAESVITPTIRSNGVLLAQVAPKGGRI